ATCCCAGGCACCGGCCAGCGCGACCCCGTAGCGCAGCCACCGCCGCAAACCGTCCGCCAGCCGCTTGCCGAAGACGTCACCGCACTCCCCTCGCCGCCCCCTGCCTGGGAAGCCCGCCGCGTCGCCCCCGATGCGCGCAGCGTCGCGCCCACGAGCTACATCGTCGCCTCGGGCGACACGCTGCGCGGCATCGCCGCCAAGACCGGCGCGGGCTCCGAAGCGATCGCGCGCGCCAACGGCCTTGCGCCCCCCTTCACGATCTTCGCCGGCCAGCGCCTCGCCATCCCCGGCGGGCGCTATCACCTGGTGCGCGGCGGCCAGACCGGGATCGCGATCGCACGCGCCTATGGCGTCGATTGGGGGCGGATCGTCACCGCCAACATGCTCGAGGAGCCCTTCATCCTGCGCACCGGGCAGCGCGTGCTGATCCCCGGCGAGGCGATCCCGCGCAGCGCCGCCGAGCGCGCGCAGGCCTTCCGCCTCGACATCGACGACATCATCACCGGCGGCGAACCCGCGCTCGCCGCCAACACCGCGCCGACCCGGCCGAGCGCGTCGTCGAAGCGGATACTCCCCTCGACCGCCGCGGTTGCCGAGCCCGCGCGGCTGCGCGGCGGCTTCCAATGGCCGGTCGAAGGCCGCGTCGTCCGCCGCTTCGGCCCCGGCGCGTCGGGCGAGCGCAACGACGGCATCAAGATCGCGGTCCCGCTCCAGACCCCGGTGCTCGCCGCCGCCGACGGCGTCGTCGCCTATGTCGGCAGCGATATCCCTGCGCTCGGCGGGCTGGTGATCCTTCGCCATGGCGACGGGCTGACCTCGGTCTATGGCCATGCCGGGGACCTGCTCGTCCAGCGCGGTCAATCGGTGAAGCGCGGCCAGCGGATCGCGCTGTCGGGCGATTCGGGCGCCGCCGACCGCCCCGAGCTCCATTTCGAGCTTCGCCAGGGCCGTACCCCGGTCGATCCGCTCAGCCGCCTGCCGGCGCGCAGCTGATGACGAAGCCGCTCCATCCGGGCACGCTCAAGCGCAAATCCTCGACCCCGGTCTGGCTTGCTATCACCTGGCGCGTGCTCGCAGTGCTGACCTTGGTCGGCATCGCGATCGCGGTGCATTGGTTCGATCGCGAAGGGCTGCGCGACAATTATGACGGGCAAATCAGCTTTGCCGACGTCGTCTATTTCACGATGATTTCGATCACCACCACCGGCTATGGCGACATCGCGCCG
The genomic region above belongs to Sphingomonas qomolangmaensis and contains:
- a CDS encoding M23 family metallopeptidase; this translates as MGSLVLPLVLPLVLPLVLPLVLPLVLAACIPGTGQRDPVAQPPPQTVRQPLAEDVTALPSPPPAWEARRVAPDARSVAPTSYIVASGDTLRGIAAKTGAGSEAIARANGLAPPFTIFAGQRLAIPGGRYHLVRGGQTGIAIARAYGVDWGRIVTANMLEEPFILRTGQRVLIPGEAIPRSAAERAQAFRLDIDDIITGGEPALAANTAPTRPSASSKRILPSTAAVAEPARLRGGFQWPVEGRVVRRFGPGASGERNDGIKIAVPLQTPVLAAADGVVAYVGSDIPALGGLVILRHGDGLTSVYGHAGDLLVQRGQSVKRGQRIALSGDSGAADRPELHFELRQGRTPVDPLSRLPARS